GGTCCAGGCTTTGTTTGCACTGATCCAGatcatcaaacacaaacaacacatttgcagGCTTCTGCAGAAGTAGAGGCACAGACTCAGGAGGGATATGACCGTGATGGTGCAGCATTAATGTTTCCAAGGAGAGCGTCCCTGTAAGGCGATTTAACGCCCTGTACCGGAAATGGAAAACATAAGAAAAGTTTTGAAGGTGCTCTCCTTTCGCCCAGCCCACAACTAGCTTCTCCAAAGTAGTAGTTTTACCTGATCCTTCTGGACCAGTCAGTATCACAGTTCTCGTTTCATCAGACAGAGCGGTGTGGATGGCACAATCAAGGGAGGGCAAGTTGTCTTccacatttctgtctgtctcctgagctTCAGAAGTCAGCAGGGATATGTACTTATTGTTGTTTATCACACTGATAGGCTGCTCTCCACCCAGAAGTGTAGACATGACATCTGACTTCAGGATGTGAGTCAGCACGGTGTCTTTGTCCATTGTGTAAATCACTGTTGTGagaatacataaaatataatacagttAAAGGAATTGACATTCAGCATGACAGTCTGCAGGAAACATTTCATTCATGTCTGCAATATATTAACTGTGAGTTACTTTCTGACTTTAAAAGTTGTCTACCAAAATGTCCTACAAGGTAGACCTACAGTTAAAGAGCACACTTTTCAAAACACGGAAGCAGAAGTACAGTTACCTTGTACGAAGTGCTGCTgcaaaacaaagtcaaacacGAGACAAAGTATCGTAAAGACAAGAAATCTTTAAAGAAAGCAGAcaggttgttgttttattgttgggGTTACGCCTATACTGGTAATGCACGAGACGAGCTACATACCAATTAAACCACCAGGAGGCTATATCAAAACAGGAAATACAGTAACATTGTGAACCCTGCACGCTGCCTTACAGGCGTCAGGAAGTGCCGCGAGAGAACGGTAACATACGAGAATAATGTCCTTCTAGTGATAACATCAACGAAGCTGATTTAAAATGCTCCTAAATTAAGTTTAGTGGTGAAAAGTGAcgtagtacatttactcaagtacgcTACTATACTTTTATACACCTACTCTAAAGAGATACATATTCTAataaactacatttcagaggaaagtGTTGTAGcctactttttactccactgcatttagacagctttagttactttgcagatccagattattaatacaaaatataacaaaaaatacccagcagtatataaagtcagAAAGAATCCACTGTCTCAAATAACTTACTTAaattacttttggtactttgagtacattttgatgccaaTAGAAAATATTCATGTAGATTTAGCCAATAACACtgttcttttacttaagtaacatttaacAAAGTATTTCTTCAGTATGGTAttgctacttctacttctaaACTATAAACTGAACGGTCTTTCAAAAAGTGTCTGACGATAACATCTTATCAAAAATATCCCCAAATACAAAAGGAACTTCTACTTCTTACAACATTGTGGTTGTttatttataaacacatttattattaaaataaactcCCTTTAGAGGAAGCCCAAGTCGATAAACCTCTGTAAATCTTATCAAAACTGGTTTATTCTGGTCAGAGGTCAGCACGTTTTAATTAAGATTGGAAGAGGAGAATAACCAATAAATGTGATTTCTACATAATTACTACCCAAGAAAAAGGAACACGCATGATCATGCAGCTGAGTTTCTTTATTGTAAACACAGGAATTTGTAATTAATGTGTCATCAAACAGGACTTAAAGCAGTTGACTAATTGTAGGTTACAAAGAGATTCATTTGAAAGTTAGAGTTAAATGGTCCCAACAATCCAGAAAGCTAATTTGCTGCGTCGCTGTTCCATGTGTCATGGGTCTCCAATGTCTTGATGAGAATCGCACTTTGTGGCTTGAGGTTGCAAACCTGGACGACTGTTGTGGAGAGGATAGTATAAATATCACATACAAACACTGCACGTTGTCATAACAATCCTAATGCAAGTGGTAAAAATAGTGTTatcttcattttaaaagtacTTACTTTTGTTAGGCACTGTTTTGATGTTGACAATAGAGTCCTGTCCAAGTCTGTGAGTGAGAAAGCaggaaatgtatataaaaaaatatatataatactgtaaacCTTGATGTACTGAAAGTAAAAGATTATTTAATAGGATCTCCCCCAATTTTATACataaaagtctgtttacaggtcttgagtaagtttgtttttaagtgttgaatGGGCTCATTGTTGTTGAGGGGGAAAGCACTGACTACAAATGCAGTTTTCACTAACCATCAAATACCAGAGACTTCAAGGATGAAACTAATTGGTTTGTTTGGCAAATGTTCTTCTGATTAACCGCCCAAACCCCGTGAAAGAGCTGACCAAACTGTTGGCAGCCGAGTTGCATTGCAACTAATGTAGGCGCCAGGATTTGAcaagaaaaaattaaatgtggaatggttctgctgcatcaattttAAAGCTTTCAAGCTTTGACTTCAAACTGAGGATTATCACAAGGCAAAATAAAATTTCAGAAATGCCCCCATTAAGAGCCTGAATTGCCCTTCAAACAATGAGTTATTATGCTATGAGAACTTGACACTGCTGAGATCTACCAATACGACTCACCttgcctcctctccctccagcaGTTTTCCTGTAGGTGGAGATCTCTATGTCCAGGGCCAGCTTGACATTCATGAGCTCCTGGTACTCTCTGACTTGCAGAGCCATGTCATGCTTGGCCCTCTGCAGAGCCAGCTCCAGGTCCCTGATGCGAGCCTTGGCATCCTGCACGGCCCCCTCCCCACGCTGCTCCGCTTCAGCTATCTGGCCCTCGAGGTTGGAACACTGAAAATAGTGCAGGGATAGATGGTGTATGCATTCAATGGGAGTCATGTAAAGCTGTCAACTCCGTTTTTAATTCTGTATGAATATTAAGCTTGAAAAGTGTTGTGTCTGCTCAATgatatacatttgattttgttttgttttaagcacCTGATTCTTGACAACCATCAGCAAATAAACCCTAAGGCTTAAAGCAAGCATTATCCGGCAAATTGTAAAACGATAAATCCTGTTGCTTTTGGCTTTCAACATACCAAGCACTTTATAAACCTTTCACTCACCTGTGCCTTTACAGCATGGATCTCATTCTGCAGGCGGCTGATCAGTCGATTGAGCTCAGATATTTCCCCCTTGGCGCCACGCAGATCACTGCCATACTGGTCGGCAGTAGCAGTTATCTGGTCAAACTGGTGCCGGCAGGAATCAAACAGAGCAGCAAAGATGAGAGATCAGTAATTATCTGGTTTGACaagaatttgacattttgacagcaACCTCTGCGGTCATAATTCTAGTAGATTCACAAGTTTTAGTTAACTGCGGACCCCTTTCATGTTTTAAAGAGAAACTTGTTTTACTGCAAATTTCATTGCATAAACAGCGACATGCAATTCTTCATATTTTAGTTCTTTACCTTGGTCTTGTGCcatctttcagcttcttcacgACTACGAGCAGCAATGTCCTCATACTGAGCCTTAACCTCTGACACGATCTGCTCCATGTTCAGGCCACGGGAGTTGTCCATCTGCACCACCACAGAGGTCTCCTTCAGACTGTCCTGCAGCTCACGCAACTCCttttataaacaataaaacacagcaacagTAAGAAGAGAAACTCCAGAACACGAAACAAGCTcaaatactgtatacatgttctTATATTGTGTACCTCGTCATACAGAGCCTTGAGGAAGTTGAGTTCATCAGTGGTAATAGACACCAAATCTATTAAATCCA
This window of the Cottoperca gobio chromosome 7, fCotGob3.1, whole genome shotgun sequence genome carries:
- the LOC115010544 gene encoding LOW QUALITY PROTEIN: intermediate filament protein ON3-like (The sequence of the model RefSeq protein was modified relative to this genomic sequence to represent the inferred CDS: deleted 1 base in 1 codon); translation: MSMRSQRNSRPGLHMSSGGFSSKSMGSYSIPRTSNGANQAASISAVTINKSLLTPLKIDIDPNVHVLRNQEKEQIKTLNNRFVSFIDKVRCLEQQNKMLDTKWKVMQGQTATSSNIEPMLKTYISNLQKQLEYLSHDKHRLDMENGVMHKDVDDYKTKYEKEINKRNETENDFVLIKKDVDTGYMSKVDLIDLVSITTDELNFLKALYDEELRELQDSLKETSVVVQMDNSRGLNMEQIVSEVKAQYEDIAARSREEAERWHKTKFDQITATADQYGSDLRGAKGEISELNRLISRLQNEIHAVKAQCSNLEGQIAEAEQRGEGAVQDAKARIRDLELALQRAKHDMALQVREYQELMNVKLALDIEISTYGKLLEGEEARLGQDSIVNIKTVPNKIVQVCNLKPQSAILIKTLETHDTWNSDAAN